Within the Nocardioides aurantiacus genome, the region TGGTCAGCCAGTTCACGCTCTACGGCGACGCCCGCAAGGGTCGGCGGCCCACCTGGCAGGCCGCCGCGCCCGGCGAGGTGAGCGAGCCGGTCTACGAGGCCGTCTGCCGGGCGCTGCGGGACGCGGGCACGCGCGTGGAGACCGGTGTGTTCGGCGCCGACATGGCGGTGGCGCTCGTCAACGACGGGCCGGTCACGCTGCTGCTGGAGACGCCGCAGGCCTGAGCGGCGTCAGCCGACGCCGACGGCCGCGGTGAACGCCCGGCCGATCACGTAGGCACCGAGCACGAGCAGCAGCGCCAGCGTCGCCAGCAGCACCGGGACGAACATCCGGCTGTCGCGCACGTGGTCGAACCACGGCTCCCCCGCACCCAGCACGTCCGGCTCCTGCCGGTGCGTGCCGACGACGAGGCGCCCGCGGCGCTCGGGGAGGTCGACGTCGGGAGCGGGACGGACCGGGGCGGACGACGCGGCCACGGTGACCGTGGGGGCGACGAAGCCGGGGCGGTACTGCGGCGGCCGGCGGTGCCTCGCCGCATCGGTCTGGGCGACGAGCGCTCGCTCGTAGGCCTCCCGGTAGGCGGCCGCGAACTCGTCCGGCACCTCGGGGGGCGACATCGATCCCGGCTGTCCACCCGACACGCCGTCGATGCTAGACCCGGTCGGCCCTCGTGCGGGAGGGAACCAGCGCAACGACGAGGGCGCCGAGCAGCAGCCCGAGCGTGTTGGCGACGACGTCGCTCGCCGACATCTGCCGCAGCGGGAGCAGCAGGCCCTGGGCGACCTCGACGGCCAGCGCACCCAGGAAGGCGTACGCCGCCCAGTCCTGCCAGCGCAGCCGGGGGAAGGCCAGGGCGCCGAGCACCCCGACCGGGACCAGGATCGCCACGTTGGCGACCTGCTCGGCACGACCGGGCTCGGTGACCCATCCCGGGACCCCGCGGGCGGCCAGCTGCTCGCGCACCGCCACCAGGAGGGCGTCCGGGCCGCTGCTCGACGGGGACAGCACGACCACGGCCAGGGTCACGAGGACGACCGCGAGCAGCACCCGCGCGACGACGACCCGTCGGGTCGGCGTGCGCGAGGGCGGGGCGGTGGTGGTCATCGGGTCCAGTGTGAGGGTGCGACGCGGGCCCCGGGACGCGGACGAGCCCGCCGGGACCCGGTGCGGGGTCTCGACGGGCTCGACCGACGGTGCTCGACCGACGGTGTCGGCCGGGTGCCTCAGACGCTGACGGCGACCTCGGCGACCGAGCCCTTGCGGGCGGACACCTTGGTGTCGACCGGCTCGGCCTTGGGGGCCAGGGTGCGCAGGGTCCAGTCGCCGTTGCCGACGAAGAACCGGAAGTGGCCCGTCGCCGAGGTCGGGACCTCGGCGGTGAACTCACCGGTGCGGTCGAGCAGGCGCACGTAGGCGTTGCCGACCGGCTCCTCGCCGCGGGTCACGCGGCCCTGGATGATGGCCTCCTTGGCCACGTCGATGCCGTCGAGCGACAGGCCGCCCTCCGTTGCTCCGCACATGCTCAGGCCTCCCCGGGCTCGTCGCCGAGGGCGATCGGGACGCCCACGAGGGAGCCGTACTCGGTCCACGAGCCGTCGTAGTTCTTGACGTTGGAGTGGCCCAGGATCTCCTTGAGCACGAACCAGGTCAGCGACGAGCGCTCACCGATGCGGCACAGCGCGATGGTGTCCTTGGAGTCGTCGATGCCGACCTCGGCGTAGATCGCCTGGAGGTCCTCGTCGGACTTGAAGGTGCCGTCGTCGTTGCAGTTCTTGCTCCACGGCACGTTGAGCGACGTGGGCACGTGGCCCGCGCGCTGGGCCTGCTCCTGCGGGAGGTGGGCCGGCGCGAGGAGGCGGCCGGCGTACTCGTCGGGGCTGCGCACGTCGATGAGGTTCTGCACGCCGATGGCGGCCACGGCGTCGTCACGGAAGGCGCGGATCGAGGTGTCCTGGTCCTGCGCGGTGTAGCTGGTCTTCTCGCGGGTGGGGACCTCGTTGGTCAGCTCGCGGCTGTCGAGCTCCCACTTCTTGCGACCGCCGTCCATCAGCTTCACGTCCTGGTGGCCGTAGAGCTTGAAGTACCAGTAGGCGTAGGCGGCGAACCA harbors:
- a CDS encoding sulfurtransferase, with protein sequence MSRENALVDVDWVEEHLDDSNVVLIEVDEDTTAYDKGHIRTAIKLDWTTDLQDQVRRDFVNKEQFEQLLSSRGVANDSTVVLYGGNNNWFAAYAYWYFKLYGHQDVKLMDGGRKKWELDSRELTNEVPTREKTSYTAQDQDTSIRAFRDDAVAAIGVQNLIDVRSPDEYAGRLLAPAHLPQEQAQRAGHVPTSLNVPWSKNCNDDGTFKSDEDLQAIYAEVGIDDSKDTIALCRIGERSSLTWFVLKEILGHSNVKNYDGSWTEYGSLVGVPIALGDEPGEA
- a CDS encoding DUF1416 domain-containing protein, which codes for MCGATEGGLSLDGIDVAKEAIIQGRVTRGEEPVGNAYVRLLDRTGEFTAEVPTSATGHFRFFVGNGDWTLRTLAPKAEPVDTKVSARKGSVAEVAVSV
- a CDS encoding VanZ family protein — its product is MTTTAPPSRTPTRRVVVARVLLAVVLVTLAVVVLSPSSSGPDALLVAVREQLAARGVPGWVTEPGRAEQVANVAILVPVGVLGALAFPRLRWQDWAAYAFLGALAVEVAQGLLLPLRQMSASDVVANTLGLLLGALVVALVPSRTRADRV
- the dtd gene encoding D-aminoacyl-tRNA deacylase, which encodes MRAVLQRVTSASVTVAGEVVGAIDEPGLLVLLGVTHDDGPEQVAWMARKVRDTRLLRDELSVGDAGAPVLVVSQFTLYGDARKGRRPTWQAAAPGEVSEPVYEAVCRALRDAGTRVETGVFGADMAVALVNDGPVTLLLETPQA